The DNA window CCGAGACGCAGGCGCACTCGCCCGCGGCGTAGAGGCCCGTGATGCAGGTCTCGCCGTTCTCGGAGACCTCGATCCCGCCCATCTCGTAGTGCTGGCCCGGCTTGACCGGCATCGGGTCGTCGAGGGGGTTCACGCCCTCGAAGTCCTCCGAGAGGTGGATGATGTTCTCCAACCTGTCGGTGATGCGCTCCTCGCCGAGGTGGCGCATGTCGAGCATGACGTGATCGTCGTCGAATCCGCGGCCCTCGTTGACCTCCGTGAGTTCGGCGCGCGCGACCACGTCCCGGCTGGCGAGCTCGCCGACGTTGTTCGCGTACCCGTTCTCGAACATGAAGCGCTCGCCCTCCTCGTTGTAGAGGATGCCGCCCTCGCCACGGACGCCCTCGGTGATCAGCACGCCGGTGGAGGGGAGCGTAGTGGGGTGGAACTGGACGAACTCCATGTCTTCGAGGGGGACGCCCGCCCGGTAGGCCATCGCCTGGCCGTCGCCGGTGTTCGCGACCGCGTTGGTGGTGTGATCGTAGACCTGTCCTGGGCCGCCGGTCGCGAGGATCACGCCGTTGCTGGCTTTGAACCCCTCGACCTCCCCAGTTTGAACGTCGTAGGCGATCGCGCCGTGGCAGACCCGGTCCTCGGGGTCGTCGTGGTCGGTGACGGCGAGCTGGGTGACGTACCACTCGTCGTAGACCTGGATGCCGCGTTTGACGACCTGCTCGTACATCGTGTGGAGCAGGTGATGGCCCGTCTCCGCACCGGCGTAGGTCGTGCGGGGAAACGAAAGCCCGCCGAACGGGCGCTGGCTCATCCGGCCGTCGTCCTCGCGCGAGAAGGCCATCCCCCAGTGTTCGAGCTGGATGACCTCGCTCGGGCTCTGCTGACAGAGGGTCTCGATCGCCGGGGCGTCCCCGAGGTAGTCCGAGCCCTTCATCGTGTCGTAGGCGTGGTCCTCCCACGAGTCGCCGTCCCGGAGTGCGGCGTTGATCCCGCCTTCGGCGGCCCCGGTGTGGCTCCGTACGGGGTGGAGTTTCGAGACGAGCGCGACGTCCGCGCCCTCCTCGTGTGCCGCGATCGCCGCGCGAAGGCCGGCCCCGCCCGCGCCGACCACGATGACGTCGTGTTCGTACATCTCTTGGTCACGGTTCGACCTACCGAGACTTGAGGCTGTTCATGCCCGGCCTGCCGTTCCGGATTGTCTGAGGCGTTCGAACGAACGGACCGTGCTACACCAGTGCTTCCATGTCGGCAACGAACTCCTCCGCCCGCTCGAACAGCTCGTCGACGTTCGCCTCGATCGGGTCGTGGTCGTAGTCGGCCTGCTCGCGATAGTCGCGAAGTTCGTTCAGAAACCGTCCGTCGGCCCCGCTCGCTTCGCCCTCCAGGACGATCTCCTGGCCGAACAGTGAGATCACTGCTCGGTGACTCCCTGGTTCGAACCCCTTCGCGTAGAGCACGGCTTGGGCCGCGTGAAAGCAGGCGTAGTACAGCCGGTTGACGACTGCCTTGTCGGTGCCACCGTCCCGCAGCACCGCCGCGTCCGACAGCGCATCGCGGGCTTCCTGTAACTCCTCCGCAGCGTAGTCAGCCATGCGAGCGCCCGTCCCGGAGCACGTTCTTGATGAACGGGTGGTCTTTGCGCTCTTCGAAGTGATCTTTCGCTTTCACGTGGACCGACACCACGACCCCGTATTCGAGTTGGACCTCGTAGGCGATGTCGCGGAGCTCGTCCGCGTGCTCGGTGGTGTCGAGCACGACGAACACGTCCACGTCGGAGTCGATCCCGTGCGCCTCGCCCCGTGCCGCGCTCCCGAACAGCAGCAGCTCGTGGATCGAATTGCCGAACGCGTCGTGTGCTCGCTCGGCGAACGCCTCGAACGCTCGCTGGTGTGGACGCGACGCCGCTGCGCTCATTGGGGGTTGTTGTGTCTCCGCGCGCATTTATTTATCCCCAACTGAACGAACTATGCGCTGGCTCTACCAGAACTTCAGGTTGTCCTTCACGGCCTCGCGCTTCATCTCCTGGATGTGCTCGGTCAGCGGGATGTCCTTCGGACAGACCTCGGTACACGAGAACTGGGTCTGACACCGCCAGACGCCGTGCTCTTGCTCCAGAATGTCCATCCGGTGTTGCTTCAACTCGTCTTCCTCGCGCTCGTCCATCGCGAAGCGGTAGGCCTTGTTGATCGCCGCCGGGCCGAGATACTGGTTGTCGCCCGCCGCGATGTTACACGAAGACTGGCACGCGCCACACCAGATGCATCGCGTACTCATCTTGATCTTCTCGCGGTTCTCTCGACTCTGGCGCTGTTCCTCATCGTCGGGGGTGTCTCCCTGAAAGTACGGCTCGACTTCGTGCATCTGGTCGTAGAAGTGCTCCATGTCGACCACGAGGTCCTTCTCGACCTCCTGGTGGGGTAGCGGCTCGACCCGTACCGGGGTGTCGAGATCCGCGACCTGGGTCTGACATCCCAGTCGCTGTGACCCGTTGATGAACAGGGCGTCCGAGCCACAGACTGCCTGGCGACACGAGTGCCGGAAGGTGAGCGAGGGGTCGTACTGGTCGCGCGCGTACATCAGCGCGTCGAGCACCGTCATCCCTCCCTCGAAGGGGATCTGGAAGTCGTCGAACCGGGGCTCCTGCTTGGCCTCGACCTCCGGATCGTACCGGAACACCTTGAGGGTGATCCGATCCTCGTCCCCGCCGGCGGCTTCCTCGGCGCGCTCCTGACGCTCCGCTTCACCGGCGCGTTTTCGTTCGAGCCGCCGGTCCTGGGCGGTCTCTTCTGTGGGTTCGGTCTCGGATACTGTCTCGCTCTCGGTCTCCTGCTGTGGGATTTGCGTGCTCATTGTGGGTTAGAAGCTCACGTCCATGCCGGTCATCGCCAGCGCGACGCGAACGCCCTGGACGACGAGGAGGACGCTCGCGGCGACGAGCACCGCCGCCACGGCCTTCTTCTGGGCGCCGTCGAGGCCCTGGTTCACGAGGGCGTTGTAGACGCCGTTGACGCCGTGGAACGTTGCAGTCACCAGGAAGAGCACCATCGTGGCGAAGTAGCCAACCTGGCTCATCCGTGCGGTCGTCCCGGCGAGGGTGATCTCGTAGGCGTGGTTCACGAAGTGCAGCAGCATGAAGTGGAAGGCGAGCACCACGATCAGGAACGCCGCGGTCAGGCGCTGGGCGAACCACCGCCAGCCACGCCGATCGAACGAGGAGTAGCGCTCGGCCATCAGAACGCCCCCGTGAGAAAGGTCGGAACGCTCGCGATCGCGATCAGCCCCGTGACCACGAGCGAGGCGTAGAAGCTCTTGTCCTGGGAATCGAGCCCCACCCCGAGATCGACGAACAGCAGTCGGATCCCGTTCAGGATGTGAAAGACCGCGACCGCGAGCAGGCCGACCTCGAGGATGCGCACGAGCAGGAGTGCTTCGAGCCCACCGAGCGTCCGGTTGTACGTCCCCGCACCCGAGATCGCCGTACTCAGGACCGCGATGTGGGTGAAGAGGTAGCCCACGAGCACCCAGCCGGTGAACTTGTGAAAGATCCACGCCCACATCCCGGCCGAGAAGTCCCGCCACCGCCCGAAGTCCTCGACGAGACCCCGTTTGTACGACTGACTCATGTGTCCGGAGGGTGGGACCGATCCGGTATAGTCGTTACGTACCCGGACGAGCGTGCCGTTGCCGGATCAGGGGGAATTGAGTTCCGTGCGGTCCGATCGGTCGCGGGGCTACGCGCGGTCGCCCTCGCGGCGGGCCTGCTCGCGCTCGAACGCACGCCGCGTCGACGCGTCGAGTTCGACGAGGTGACAGACCGGGTTGCCGGGGTAGACGAGCGGGTTTTCGAGCACGCCGACCACGAGTCCGGTGAAGGGTGCGACGACGCTCTCGCTCTCGGTCTTGAACGGGTCGGTGATGGTGCAGACCGACTCCCCCTCGCGGACGAGATCGCCGCCGTCGTAGTGCATGTCGACGAGGCCGCCGACGTCCGCCCGGAGCCACGTTTTTTCGGCTGCGCCGTCGATGACGGTGCGCCAGCCCGGCCACCGAACCGCGTCCGCACTCCGCATCCCGAACTCCGCGAGCACGCTCTCGACGCCGAGGAGCGCCCGGTCGATCAGGTCGCGCTGGAACCGGTGGGCCTCGCCCATCTCGATCGTGACCGTGGCCGTGCCCCGCTCGGTGGCTTCCCGTCGGAGGGTGCCCTCCGGACCGGAGCCGTCGATCACGACGTTCGAACCGAACGACTTCGCCACCCGCTCGACGCCCTCGGCCTCGGTGTCGGCCCGGACGTGGAGGGTGTTGGTTCGGCCCCGGGTCGAGGTGTGGAAATCGAGGCCGAAATCGCCGGGCGAAACGAAGTTCGCGAAGATCCGCCGCGCCATCCGCCGGGCGCTGGTGCCGGTCTCGTTCCCGGGAAACGATCGGTTGAGGTCGCGGTCGTAGATCGGGAGGTAGCGCTGCTGGGCGAGGAAGCCAGGGACGTTGAGCACGGGGAGACAGACGAGGGTGCCGTGGAGGTCCGTGTGATCCCACTCGTGGGCCACGGTCCGCACGACCTCGACGCCGTTGAGCTCGTCGCCGTGGGCCGCCGCGGTGAGCACCCCGATCGGGCCCGGCTCCGCCCCGTTGACGATGGTGACCGGGATCCTGACCGGATCGCCCATGTAGGTCTCGCTGATGCCGTACCTGATGTTCTGGGTTTCGCCGGGCGCGACCTTCCCGCCGTCGTAGGTGAAGGCCCCCTCGTGACTCATCACCCCCGCTCCGTCAGCCGAGGGTAAAAACCTCCGCGTCCCCGTCGTCCGTCGCCGACCACGGTCACAGATCGCCGTCCGTCGACCGTCGGTCCGTCGGTGGTTCAAACGACGAAACGCCACAACTTTCACCGGAGCGCGGCGATCGAAGGCCATGACGAACGCCGACGACCCCGTCCGAGTGGGGGTGTTGAGCCTCCACAACAGCAAGGAGACGAAGGCCATCCTGAACGCGGTCGAGGACCTCGGCCACACGCCGGTGTGGCTCCGGCGGGAGAACACCGCGGTCTCGATCCGCGACAGCGAGGTCGGCGTCGAGCCCGAAATCGACGTGGTCGCGAACCGGCTCCTGCTCTCGAACACCGAGGAGCCCGCTGAGGGGCTCGGACTCGCGGCGACGTTCGAGCGGATCCGCCCGATGCTCAACCGGCCCGGTCCGACGCTCACCGCGATCCACAAGTTCGCCACCGCCGCGCGGCTTGCCGACTGGAACGTCAGGGTACCGGATGCGCTGCTCGCACTCTCGAACGACCGGCTCAATCGTGGTCGCGAGCAGTTCGGCGACGTCGGGGTGTACAAGACCGCGATCGGCACTCACGGCGGCGGGACGTGGAAGGTCGATCTCGACGAGCCCGTGAACCCCAAAGTCGGGAATCGACAGGCGTTCCTCCAGGAACTCATCGAGCGCGATGCGACCGAACACCGCGATCTTCGGGTGTACGTCGTCGACGATCGGATGGTGGGCGCGATGCACCGGTACGCCCCGGAGGGCGACTGGCGGACCAACGTCGCGCTCGGTGGCGCGGTCGAGAACGTCACCGACGAGATCCCCGACGAGGCCAGAGAGACCGCGCTCTACGCCGCCGACGTGATGGATCTCGACTACGTGGGGGTCGACCTCATCGAGGGGACGGATGGCTGGCACGTCCTCGAAATGAACCCGACCGCGGGGTTCAAGGGCCTCTACGAAGCTACTGGTCGGAGTCCCGCGCCCTACATCGCGAAGTTGGCGATCGAGCGCGTCGGCGGGGAGGTCGACGACGACCGCGTGGCGGAGATCGCGACGACGCTCGACGACTCCACGCCGTCCAGCATGCCACGGCCCGAACGGCCCGCACCGGGCCAGACCCCACTGATCGGCTACATCGAGGACGTGGTCGTGAGCGGCACCAGCGGGTCGCGATCGGCGCTCGCCAAATCCGACACGGGAGCGACGCGAACCAGCATCGACACCTCGCTCGCGGCCGAGATCGGGGCCGGCCCGATCAAGAGCATGACTCGCGTCAGGTCGGGAAGTTCGAAGTCCGGGAAGGCGCGACCGGTGGTCGACCTCGTGGTGGGGATCGGCGGCACCCAGCACACCGTGACCGCGAGCGTCGAGGATCGGAGTCACATGAGCTATCCGCTCCTCCTCGGTCGGGACATTCTCCAGCACTACCAGGTCGACGTCAGGCGACGCGCCGACAGCGACGACGCCGCGGAAGCGGAGCGCCTCGAAGAGTAGCATCCGTTGGGCGAGCAGAGCCGGCAGTCCTCGTTCACGTCGCTGTGGCGAAACCTGTGGACGATGGAACGTGTCCGTATCGAGGAGAGCGACGCGAAAACGGGGAGGGGACGGACAGACGATCATCGGTCCTCCCGCGTCCCGACTGGGCGGTGGCAAGTCAGCCGGGATGTGTTCGTTCGGCTGACGAAGCAAAAAAGCTGTCGGCCGATCAGGACTCGTAGTGTGCCCAGATGTAGCGAACGGCGATCGATCGATACGGCCGCCATTGCTCCGCGAGATCGTGCATTTCCTCGCGGGTCATCTCGCCGTACAGCGATTCGATCCCGCGGCGCACCGCGAGGTCGCCGATCGGGAACACGTCCTCCCGTCCGAGAACGAAGAGCAGGTACATCCGGCCGGTCCACCCCCCGATCCCACGGATCTCGCTGAGCCTGTCGATCACTTCCTCGTCGCTCGCGTCCGCGAGGCCCGCTCGGGTGAGGTCGCGTTCCTGAAACGCCCGTGCCGCGTTCCTGACGTACTCCGTCTTCGCCTCGCCGAGCCCGGCGTCTTCGAGGGCTTCCGGGTCGGCTTCGAGCACCGTTTCGGGCGTGACCGCCTCCAGCAGATCGAACACGCGCTCGCGCACCGCGGCTGCGGAGGCCGTCGAGATCGACTGGTTGATGATGGCGACCACGAGCCGCCGGAACTCGTCCTCGGCGGGTTCGAGCTCGATCGGACCGTGTTCGTCGATCAACCGATCCATGACGGGATCGTCGCGGAGGTGATCGTGAGCCTCGGACACGACTGCGGGAACGCGGTGAAAGAGAATACGAGTTGCGTTCGCGGTAGATCGGCCGGTTGCGGTGCGGTCGCGGTCGTGGTGCGGTCCTGGCGTCTCGACGAACGGAGTGAATCGAGGCTCAGGAGAGCTTTGCTCGCCTGGCGGATGAAGGGCGAGCGAACGGAGTGAGCGAGGGCTTCGGCGGTGTGGTCGCGGAGAGCGCCAGCAGTCGTACCGCGAGTGAGGCTGCAGGCCGAGCGATCGGTTTTCCATGAACGTCCGTTAGAGCGAAGCTCTAACGCAGCCTCTTGGAGAGCGAAGCTCTCCAATGGTCGGCGAATCTTCGATTCGCCTCGACATCGGAAGTCGAAGACTTCTGAGGACGTTTTGCAAGGAGGGGGTCGCGCGAGCGGTGCGAGGCGCGAACGGAGTGAGCGTGGTTCGAGACGCCTTTGGCGTCTCGTCATCTCGGAAGACCGGCGGTCTTCCGACGACTCGTCGAAGTGTCGAAGGCACTTCGAGATCCCGAGGGAGCGAAGCTCTCTCGGGCGACCTCGAAAGCGAACGGGCGCTTCGCACCCGTGAGCAGACGCAGCGAGCGCGATCCCCGCAGTAAAAAGGTTTTCAGTAGAACTCGCGAACCAGATCGGTGGCGTCCTCGGGTGCACCGTCCGGAATCTCGGCCATGTTCTCGTCGAGGCCATGGCGCTCGTTG is part of the Halococcus agarilyticus genome and encodes:
- a CDS encoding succinylglutamate desuccinylase/aspartoacylase family protein translates to MSHEGAFTYDGGKVAPGETQNIRYGISETYMGDPVRIPVTIVNGAEPGPIGVLTAAAHGDELNGVEVVRTVAHEWDHTDLHGTLVCLPVLNVPGFLAQQRYLPIYDRDLNRSFPGNETGTSARRMARRIFANFVSPGDFGLDFHTSTRGRTNTLHVRADTEAEGVERVAKSFGSNVVIDGSGPEGTLRREATERGTATVTIEMGEAHRFQRDLIDRALLGVESVLAEFGMRSADAVRWPGWRTVIDGAAEKTWLRADVGGLVDMHYDGGDLVREGESVCTITDPFKTESESVVAPFTGLVVGVLENPLVYPGNPVCHLVELDASTRRAFEREQARREGDRA
- a CDS encoding DNA-3-methyladenine glycosylase family protein — protein: MDRLIDEHGPIELEPAEDEFRRLVVAIINQSISTASAAAVRERVFDLLEAVTPETVLEADPEALEDAGLGEAKTEYVRNAARAFQERDLTRAGLADASDEEVIDRLSEIRGIGGWTGRMYLLFVLGREDVFPIGDLAVRRGIESLYGEMTREEMHDLAEQWRPYRSIAVRYIWAHYES
- a CDS encoding nucleotidyltransferase domain-containing protein, which produces MSAAASRPHQRAFEAFAERAHDAFGNSIHELLLFGSAARGEAHGIDSDVDVFVVLDTTEHADELRDIAYEVQLEYGVVVSVHVKAKDHFEERKDHPFIKNVLRDGRSHG
- the sdhC gene encoding succinate dehydrogenase, cytochrome b556 subunit, encoding MSQSYKRGLVEDFGRWRDFSAGMWAWIFHKFTGWVLVGYLFTHIAVLSTAISGAGTYNRTLGGLEALLLVRILEVGLLAVAVFHILNGIRLLFVDLGVGLDSQDKSFYASLVVTGLIAIASVPTFLTGAF
- a CDS encoding succinate dehydrogenase → MAERYSSFDRRGWRWFAQRLTAAFLIVVLAFHFMLLHFVNHAYEITLAGTTARMSQVGYFATMVLFLVTATFHGVNGVYNALVNQGLDGAQKKAVAAVLVAASVLLVVQGVRVALAMTGMDVSF
- a CDS encoding succinate dehydrogenase/fumarate reductase iron-sulfur subunit, producing the protein MSTQIPQQETESETVSETEPTEETAQDRRLERKRAGEAERQERAEEAAGGDEDRITLKVFRYDPEVEAKQEPRFDDFQIPFEGGMTVLDALMYARDQYDPSLTFRHSCRQAVCGSDALFINGSQRLGCQTQVADLDTPVRVEPLPHQEVEKDLVVDMEHFYDQMHEVEPYFQGDTPDDEEQRQSRENREKIKMSTRCIWCGACQSSCNIAAGDNQYLGPAAINKAYRFAMDEREEDELKQHRMDILEQEHGVWRCQTQFSCTEVCPKDIPLTEHIQEMKREAVKDNLKFW
- a CDS encoding HEPN domain-containing protein, translated to MADYAAEELQEARDALSDAAVLRDGGTDKAVVNRLYYACFHAAQAVLYAKGFEPGSHRAVISLFGQEIVLEGEASGADGRFLNELRDYREQADYDHDPIEANVDELFERAEEFVADMEALV
- a CDS encoding putative ATP-dependent zinc protease, with amino-acid sequence MTNADDPVRVGVLSLHNSKETKAILNAVEDLGHTPVWLRRENTAVSIRDSEVGVEPEIDVVANRLLLSNTEEPAEGLGLAATFERIRPMLNRPGPTLTAIHKFATAARLADWNVRVPDALLALSNDRLNRGREQFGDVGVYKTAIGTHGGGTWKVDLDEPVNPKVGNRQAFLQELIERDATEHRDLRVYVVDDRMVGAMHRYAPEGDWRTNVALGGAVENVTDEIPDEARETALYAADVMDLDYVGVDLIEGTDGWHVLEMNPTAGFKGLYEATGRSPAPYIAKLAIERVGGEVDDDRVAEIATTLDDSTPSSMPRPERPAPGQTPLIGYIEDVVVSGTSGSRSALAKSDTGATRTSIDTSLAAEIGAGPIKSMTRVRSGSSKSGKARPVVDLVVGIGGTQHTVTASVEDRSHMSYPLLLGRDILQHYQVDVRRRADSDDAAEAERLEE
- a CDS encoding FAD-binding protein is translated as MYEHDVIVVGAGGAGLRAAIAAHEEGADVALVSKLHPVRSHTGAAEGGINAALRDGDSWEDHAYDTMKGSDYLGDAPAIETLCQQSPSEVIQLEHWGMAFSREDDGRMSQRPFGGLSFPRTTYAGAETGHHLLHTMYEQVVKRGIQVYDEWYVTQLAVTDHDDPEDRVCHGAIAYDVQTGEVEGFKASNGVILATGGPGQVYDHTTNAVANTGDGQAMAYRAGVPLEDMEFVQFHPTTLPSTGVLITEGVRGEGGILYNEEGERFMFENGYANNVGELASRDVVARAELTEVNEGRGFDDDHVMLDMRHLGEERITDRLENIIHLSEDFEGVNPLDDPMPVKPGQHYEMGGIEVSENGETCITGLYAAGECACVSVHGSNRLGGNALPELIIFGARAGRHAAGKEMEAAEIETGPSASIERAEYDSPVSPGALDSPDDVAADGGRTSDDGRSRQTESDGGAALVGIDETVERALDAERARIEHLMEKDEGRQHAEIRAELQEAMTENVNVFRNEEGLKQALRDIRAAREAYDDVYVSDPSRTFNTDLQHTIETRNLIDLAEAITLSALARTEFRGAHWREGYQDRNDEDWIKHSMLAWSDGSPDLYYKPVILEGEEKEYEPKVRSY